From the Paramormyrops kingsleyae isolate MSU_618 chromosome 7, PKINGS_0.4, whole genome shotgun sequence genome, one window contains:
- the ark2ca gene encoding E3 ubiquitin-protein ligase ARK2C yields MVLVHVGYLVLPVFGSVRNRGAHFNRHQHNHATSCRHFHLGPQTQMSADFPLPPPSQSQSAMMAHLPPAHQHASQLHQPLTPLPTPQFQDVSAPPFLPQALHQQYLIQQQLLEAQHRRILPHSRRTQERVPLHPHRLRSSYEYAPSLHVPQPIPQQPRYLAEGTDWDLSVDAGLPHHQYQVQQLPQHYQHYLASPRMHHFPRNNSSAQVVVHEIRNYPYPQLHLLALQGLNPSRHGSAVRESYEELLQLEDRLGNVNRGAVQTIIERFTFPHKYKKRRPQELKIAMEEEESDIDEKCTICLSMLEDGEDVRRLPCMHLFHQACVDQWLATSRKCPICRVDIETQLTPDS; encoded by the exons GGGCCCATTTCAACAGGCATCAGCACAACCATGCTACCTCCTGCCGACACTTCCACCTTGGTCCCCAAACTCAAATGTCTGCCGActtccccctgccccccccgagTCAGTCGCAGTCGGCCATGATGGCCCACCTGCCCCCCGCACACCAGCACGCCTCACAGCTGCACCAGCCCCTCACGCCTCTGCCGACCCCGCAGTTCCAGGACGTCTCGGCCCCCCCCTTCCTACCTCAGGCCTTACACCAGCAGTACCTCATTCAGCAGCAGCTCCTGGAGGCCCAGCACCGGCGCATCCTTCCACACTCCAG GAGAACACAGGAGCGAGTCCCCCTGCACCCACATCGGCTGCGCTCCAGCTATGAGTACGCCCCTTCACTGCACGTCCCTCAGCCAATCCCGCAGCAGCCGCGCTACCTAGCCGAAGGCACCGATTG GGATCTGAGCGTGGATGCAGGCCTGCCTCACCATCAGTATCAAGTGCAGCAGCTCCCACAGCATTATCAACATTACCTAGCatctcccagaatgcatcaCTTCCCCAGAAATAACTCATCAGCACAAGTG GTTGTCCATGAGATCAGAAACTACCCTTATCCCCAGTTGCATCTACTGGCCCTGCAAGGTTTAAACCCCTCTCGCCACGGGTCTGCAGTGCGGGAGAGCTATGAG gagctgctgcagctgGAAGACAGGCTAGGAAATGTCAATCGAGGAGCCGTACAGACCATAATCGAGCGGTTCACGTTCCCTCACAAGTACAAGAAG AGAAGACCCCAGGAACTGAAAATAGCCATGGAGGAAGAGGAGTCCGACATAGATGAGAAATGTACAATCTGTCTCTCCATGCTGGAAGACGGAGAGGACGTCAG GAGGCTACCTTGCATGCACCTCTTCCACCAGGCGTGTGTGGACCAGTGGCTGGCCACCAGCAGGAAGTGCCCCATATGTCGGGTGGACATTGAGACCCAGCTGACGCCTGACAGCTGA